The segment TttggaaaaaatgttttataaattgtaattcTTTTTGGCTAGAGAAGTGTGAAGACAATTTCCATTGGCAATGCCTGTTGTCTAAAGCACTGAAACACTTGTCAAGGTGTTATTCAAGAACAAATAGACATATGAACGACTACTATTCATATAGATTATATATCCACATTCATTCTTATTGTAACTCACCTGAAATTGAAATATTCTCCTTTACCTTTAAAATTAGAGAGCCTTAAAACGATAATATCTATaggataaataaaaatattaccgAAACATATTAATTTCTTTAGAAAATTATATTCTGAAATGATTTgacaaaaattgttaaaaatcctttgggattttaaaatttcggTCGGAATAGAAATTTCCCATTGAAAAATTGCCAAAAGAATTTGGTTCTGGAAAAAATACTATTATCCCGAATGTTATAGATTCCTttaaatattacagaaaatcAAAATAGATACTCAAAATATTATGTAGGGAAACAATTTGTCCATcgtgaattttcatttttctattagattttaatatttaaaggaTTTGAAAAAACTGTTGAAATGCACAgttagaaaaaagatttattatgacaaatatgtttaatatttagaaatttgtaCGTAAGATTAATGAAAAGCTAACActttggcactggcataattaccTGGCTTTTTAATCAAATACTAATACAATGTGTTATGTTTAATACAATGTGCTATGTTTAATGGCATCACCAACATACTAGTAcgcgaattaaaaaaaaataaaacaatgacgACACTTAATTTTAAGAGCCATAATTGTCTAAATCTCCAAACTAGGTAAGACATGCAGCGAAGGAATCACCTGTCAGAACGGTGGTACTTGTCAGGACGGACCAAATGGATTCCAATGTCACTGCTCGAACAAGTTCTCGGGAGAGTTTTGTGAAAAGGGTACGCTGAACAATACTATCTGTTGTAATCCCACTCAAAACCATAAATGAATATTCAATCTTTTGACAGTAGACATGAATAATGTTTGACcaaaagtttgttttaattttaaagctaTAACATGCAGTGACTCCCCGTGTCAAAATGGAGGATCGTGTACCAATACAGGAAATCCGTTTCAGTGCAAGTGCCCTCCTACCCATACAGGAAATTTATGTGAAAAAGGTATTTTAATATAAACCGTAAAacccttttttttcttaaaaactagcCATTTGTTCAAAACACTACAACAGACTGTTTAACTTAGatcaatttaaatgtaaaaaagaaatgatcTTTCATCCTTTTATTCAACTTGAAACAAAAAGATATCGTGCCAATATTTGTTGATCAGTGAGAGTGGTTGGTTGGCAGTTAATCTTGTTACGACTACATGTAGGTAATAGATAACTTACAAATCGTCGGTGATGACTGAAATTCATTATTACCAGTAGTTCTCCTTGACATTACACCTCTCTAACGTTATAAAAACAATGACAATTTTATACATGTCTGCATTTAGCTCATTAAACACTAATACCCTTTACAGAGAATAATATGACATTAATAATAgataataaatgacaataaataatttaaacttcACACATAGGTAAGAGTTATAAACTTATAAGAATACTTACAATGTGGTAATGAAAATTGCCAAATCGCAATTTTAGCACCTTAAAAcaataaatgtgttaaatgttATGACTATTAAACAATAACCGCATGTTCGGCATATAAAAAGAAGACCAAATATTTTAACAACTTCTGAAAATCTGAAAGTAAACGCTGAAGctcattcatttttcttttgttctgtACCAACAGTTCTCTCTGGTCTCTTAAAGTTCActttaaataaagatttacaTATCAATTAAAGATCAATAATGATATAATGTACCTATCAAAATATTGCTatattaaaagattaatatttaAGTTGCGTGAAAAAATGACCATAACAAATCGTCAacaatctcaaaaatccataaaacgaaatacaaattcaaagcacaGCAACAAGGCGATATCGTAGTATTGCTTATGCTACGATTTTCTCAAGTTGACGTTCAACCGTATTTTACCTGTCTATCTTAAGGTAcatcactacaccgagacttatacttttttaagacaagatggcgatttaaatgttttgtttaactgtttgtatcaatcgtttcagatgtatatcgtcatagctcagtggttaactGAGCGAGTTCGATCACAAAGCACGGTCGCCGTAGTTCGACTAAAGTGAGATCGAACTCACTTTAGTCCGACTAAAATGAAACCGTGGTCCAACCAACGGAGAGTCTCTGGTCTGTCTCTGGTCAGGTAGTTTAAAGATGGCGGCGGAAAGCGAAACCtccaaaaattgctttttttaatcaGCACAACATGCAATGTGATAAATTTGTGCGTGCACACATATGATTTAATGTGTTAACAAGGTATTGTCCGTCCTTTTTCATGAACAGTAAACATTTGAGTAGCAATTAAcatctttctcatttttttaaCCAGACATCGACCAATGTGCGTTCGAACACAAACATGCGCACCATAAGTTTTCCTTACTACCGTGGTTTAACTCTAGTTAATGATCGAACTCGCCCCATATCGGGCGTGTGAACCGCAGGTCACGAGTTCtaatccacctggggcttttgtttatgtttactaaataaatttttttaaaatatcattttttatctaaaaatgcacattttgtcgCCTAttagacatatatatatacttcttatccatcatgttttttttatcattatcaagtaattttcatctgatttgagaaactatttcaaggtgtagtgaggcaccttaagaCTTTTTATTGAGCGACGTGTTAAAGTACATTTATCGATAGATCTAGCCAGCAAGTTGTTTCGCTTTTTAAGATGGACGAGTTGTAGGCATGCCGTATTCATCATCTAGGAAAGTgcgttataatatatatatatatgtctttATGTAACCGAGCAGTCAAGGAAAATGTTGAAGATGGAGTGCCGTGCATAtggggatttttttaaataatgaatataaagGCATCGACCTACAAGATAATACATTATATGAGAAAACTGGCAAAATGAAAGAAACTACATTAGCTATAAGTTACCCTAAATACATTATACGTTTCACAAAAAATCAATTACAGTGCGTAGTGTAAAGAAATCTAAGCTTTGAACTTTACAGACACATTCCAagtattttaactttaattataaaaatacacttgAGTATTAACcatgcaattaaaataaaatcagagaCTAAACATTTCCACTGATAAGTAAAACATAagttaatatgaaatttaaacacCAGTATATGTTACGGATATCGACTGGATAGTATTTTCTGGAAACGGTATACTGCTCTACCTTAATTATAATTATAGGTAACTTATGTAAACACATAGCTTCAATATAATTGGTTAATATTATGAACCAATGAAATTACAGATAGGAAGAACTCAATTCACTTGCGAAGTAAAACTTTGACTGATATAAATTTCAGATtctatcaaacaaaacaaaaaatagaaaaatacaaaacgaaTAAATACACATAGACATATTAATCTACAATCACATTTAGTTCAGATTCCCGAAGAAGCAAGCTGACTCTTCAAATGatcaatttttttgtgtttattatataatttatattaatatttcatcttaatttgtcattttgtaTACTAACAATCTCACTTAACTGTGGTTTATTACCCTGTTTTTAATATAGTTATTAAATGTGTGGACACCCCATGCGTTCATGGTACTTGTCAGGACACGAGTACAGGATTTAACTGTAACTGCGACCCAAAATTTTCCGGATTTACTTGTGCCACGCGTAAGAtcttaaatatatcaataaggcaataattaaaaacaatcgACGATTTTATTGTCGTGTTGTGTTAATATGTGGTAAGTGttgcttaaaaaatatatttaaataattgatttttgaaagtaattaaaataaatttataaaaacattaacgatcggcataaaatttattttatttaagccATCAAATGCACATCTAATCCGTGTATCCATGGAACCTGTTCCGATACCCCACTGGGATACAACTGTCACTGTGAAGAAAAGTACACAGGGACCAAATGTGACAGTcgtatgtatacatgtttttCAAAGCATTTTCTTCAATATTAGTATATCGAAATGTCCAACATGCATTAGCTTCATGATCTTATtagattgaacaaaaaaaatccaacatctgGGGGCTTTATTACATGCGATCGTAATTTAActaaaaaatcataaacagATGAATTTCATGATGAGCAATATTTTATTGCGGAATGTTTTTCTGAAGAGATCATGGTTAATGAAAATTATGCAAAATGATTTAATAATAGTAACGATAATGCGTTTGATTTAAACTTTTGGTGATAATTTGGCGCTGATATTAGTTTCAACCAATTACCTTTAAACGTAGGTTcaaaaacttgaatttaaactttACAGTTACCTCATTTGCTCTATAGAGAGCACAAACAAGAAATTGACTTGCAACAATACTTTGCTATAACGATATACGTTAAGAAGACTAAGTGgctagtaaataaataaatgaaaaataccgACCCTGTGTTTTTGAAGCCCATATTCTGATTTGTATGTTTTTCTCAACATCTCAAGTTCTTGAGACATAGAAGTCTGTGAACAATGCATGCAAATATATATCTAAAGTAATTTTGATTatacatatgatatataaaatataggTGTTCGAAGTTGTATATCATTTGATTTTAGCGATACCGTGCTCGTCTCAACCTTGCTTACACGGAACCTGCACAGACACCCCGTCTGGATTCAGTTGTGCTTGTAATGTGAAGCATACTGGTGCTAAATGTGATCAACGTACGTATACTTGGTGGCCTCAAAAATATACTtagtttataaaattgataCTAATATTAGACTACTTATAGGGTAAGGGGcacggtcacgattttggtcttgTATAATGTTTCTATTTATATCTAGTGTCAGTCGGCGAGTTTTATGCTGAATACTGAACTCACAATCCCATGTTATTTTTCAAGCCATATTTTTTCCATTTGCTTATTCGATTTGAACATGAACAAACAGTTCTTAGCTTTTTACATTCAAATTAGGTTTAAACttggaatttgtttttcaacatacaagatgtaaaaaaaactattaccTGAGCATTGTTTATATAACAAAGAATtgaaagctctgtatcttgcttataacttgacgACTGACACTAAAATTTTGGCTTCATCATAATGTAATATAATAcgttatattttgtaatatatttttatattttttaaataagataaatGTAATCCATAGACTATCTtctaatgatattttcaaagttcaaaagcaCTCTattaattccttttaaaaattgtcactAAAGTAAcatatttaatgcattttatgtGCAATATATCTACAAATTTCACTCTATAGATATTGTCTTCTTTTCTATTTCAGTTCCATTTTGAGAAAATCtgtgcaaaatataaaactttgtttttattttcagaaaaatcagtttaaataatttgttcgATTGTATAGACTcagcattgaatttttttttaatgaaaccaTGTCCTAAATATAATCAACGTGTATTTTCCAGTGGTAATGTGTACATCTTCTCCCTGTGTCCACGGAGCATGTTCCGACACACCGTCAGGATTCCAATGCTTATGTGATATACGCTACACGGGGATCAAGTGCGATAAAAGTATGTAGTCCCTTCCAGTCAAAGTCACCTTTCCAATCCTTTCGCAATGTGAGAAGAAATAACTTGTTCGTAAAGGGGTCATCAAAATATGTCGtgttaatttctttaatatgtttcaagattttgttttataactaCTCCAGATTTGcgaaaatatttaagaaataaagcatcatttgttaaaacatgtatatatcgGGATATAAATACAAGTTGGTCATGTGATCATACCCCATCAAGCCGAAAGGGTTTTTTACATGACCAACCAATATTACTATACCGATATACATTCAGATATAGATttctaatatttacatttattgcaaATTATGACGACTACATTGTACTTACTTTGTGATAACTTAGAAAGCCGCTTCGATTAACATAACGTACTAAAAATGCCAACAATGTTGAAAGTATTTGATTATCATAGATGTCATACAAATATGACTCTACTTTGACAagacaacattttttaatatagtgTAACAGTAAATAGAATGTACttgtacaattaaaaaacaCAATGGAAGCTTGGCGGAATAGTCGCCGAGCAGCTGGAAATTTGGAAACAGAACGATTAAAAGCTGGGTTAGAGTCTTTTAGGCAATATCAGAGGATATTCTTACACAGAAACAGATTCAAGAGCGTAATGATTTTGCTCAGACAAATAGAggcaatgattttaattttcatttacgGAGCAAAACGTACAGAGAGGCAGACGGCTTTAAGGATGCtctttactcagggtttgagttatCAAATTGGATTGTTATTAAGTTCattgtcatgagtaaaatttgtctTAAATACTAAAAGTATTTATGGAATCAATTATTATTGACGTAATATTCGATATTTTCGATACTGCATAGATAAATAGACTTacagcaaaacagaggaaattcagatTAAATTTTTCAGCCCTTGTTTGCCACTTAAACATTTTAGGCAGTACtattttattacaaatcaaGATTTTGTTTGTCAGTCgatatatttttgcatttttttcctCTTGGAATTATCTcacttattaataaaaattatcatatgaaacgcaaagcaaaaaaaaaaatgaattatgctAAGAAAACGATAAAATCCACCATATCTCGAAATTATATCAATGCCAGCAGAAATAGAATATCTTATATCTTTTAGAAgtagcatttatttttttggttttgttgaaTCAAAAATGGATAGGAATTCTAAAAAATGATAGAGGAAATTTGAACaggaatatttctttttaaattgttacGAAATACTTcatgctttgtatctatttagtAACACAGCCATTCATTAACTgtactatatttaaaaaaattcaacggCATAGATTTTCAAATGAGTAAATGACtataactgttttaaatctcAGTTGTCCTTCACAGTAAAAAGCTCTTTTATAATACGGAACAAATAATATGTAATGATGCATTTTATTAACCAGTCTATAAACTACTatgtatttaatgttttataacatgtactaatacatgtatatgtattctttttttgttcaatttagTTATCAAATGTGTGAACAGTCCGTGTGTACATGGTTCTTGTCAGGACACGATTACAGGATTTACTTGTAACTGCGACCCGAAATTTTCTGGAGTGACCTGTAACACTCGTAAGATTATTTACAGTTGATTGCTGCAAGTCTTGTACAAATTTCAACTTAAAATGCAGCAAAAAATTATGCCGCCTTATTTGTGACAGTCATAAGAtctcatttgtttttattactcaGATTATTCGTTGTAAGTCTTATctaacgtaaaaaaaaattgaacttgaatgaataaaagttaattcgtaaattctttttaaacaaatgattaatcacaatgaatttttatgaaaaagataagtttttttatttttaaaaaaggatatagaatcttaaaatatttaaaataaaacacttaaaaTCTAAACAATATCATTTTAGCCGTAAAATGCACAGCTAACCCATGTATCCATGGTACCTGTTCTGATACCTCGTCGGGATACAGCTGTCACTGTGAGGAAAAGTATACAGGGAGCAAATGTGACAGTCGTATGTATACATGTTCTTTCAAATAATAGTGAGAGTAGTCAATTCAAGTTAACCTTTTATCTTAGTTTCATGTCGTGCATATGCTCCCAATATTTCTATTAGTTCCAAAAAAATTGAGAAAGGCAACACTGATCTAAGACGTCATatgatatgttaaaaaatattttaagaatgaaACTTAAGGTAGTGAATTCGAATTGCTTGTTTTCAGTAATACTATGTTCGTCTAACCCTTGCCTGCATGGAACCTGTACAGATACTGCATCCGGATTTAGTTGTTCATGTGATGAAAGGCACACAGGTGCTAAATGTGATCAACGTACGTACGCTTAActttttttctgtcattttaatgttaatatttattacatgAATAATGAATTATGCATGTTTTGTATCGTGTTGGTTTATACCGGAACGAATCGTATTGGCTTGTTAATGAAacaaactgtatttttaaatcgGTCACATTTAAGTGCAAACAATGTATAATAAATCAAACTGTCAAATTATCAGGCGTTAATTTAGTTTTCACATAGTTTAAACTTATGGTATGCTATGAAGATATTCTCAAACCAATGAAGAACCGCCTAAATTatcaaccaaaatttgttttaaaaatgacgctgctttggtttttttttaagatttatttaaaGCTATATTATATCACGACggcacaattttaaaatgttttaacatataATATTTCTGTGTGAtctgaaaatgtgaaaatgtaaaataaaatatgatttatatggATTTGCCAATAAAAGCAGTTAAGCCCTACATGTGTATCATGTAAAATGCTACGAAAGCCAAGAATTAAAGCTAAGATGACAATTGGTTGAATTATACAGTGTATAAAAGCAGTTCTGCCTTCCCTTgatttaaatatcaaagtactgaagtactgaaagccgggctcttttggtgtgtctttatgcatattgtgtagtaaagactgaaaatctctctctctctctctctctctctctctctctctctctctctctctctctctctctctctctctctctcatgcttttaatgtcggcaaagcatcagatagcgaccaaattttgtaaccgtttataaacaaaaaatatgtctgtctagtagaagttaaaaagttcaacagttgctgccttgaattttgcaacaagcattatatattcaatccccgtttcttaatcgcgcagcaaagtagttcatggaaattcatgcacACTTtttgtgtccaaaatgcatagtaatgttttaaaaacacgttattaataagaaaactaaacaagatagacaattcattcgaaatttaaaaaaaagaaacaaaatgccaacacttttgacaaaacgtggctctctgtgtaactatttggtatagcggaagctttaccttgacgctgtttggttttatgtttatttgtgctatttatagtaacattggtgatttgcctgcctatagccaggactctgctttcagcagagcccggctaaaaatctTATTTGGATTTTTCCAGTGGTTAAATGTCACTCAAACCCCTGTGTCCATGGAACATGTACCGATACAGCGACAGGATTTCAATGCTCATGTGATACACTCTACACAGGAAGAAAATGCGATAAAAgtatgcattataaaatttgtgATAATTTTGTACTCCACAAGTGTACAAGAAAGTTCTTTatctcttaaaaatataaatcaactGATCATCTTCGCAATTCTTTTAACTCGGGTAAGTTATTGCGCATAAAAAAGACAGATATAGATATCCGGGCGGGTTAATTTGAAGTGTCCTTGTTAGTTCGAGGAAAACttagttttaaataataattatttatatagtTTGGTTACTGGAATGCAATTATCATCTTTGTAATCAAGGGGTCAGTCACTAGCATTTATAAGTATTTAGATATATGGTGTTATTTAACGAgtcttattttattattttttttttcgcctTTGTAGGCAAAACATGCTCTTCCAATCCTTGCATTCATGGAACATGCACTGATACAGCCTCTGGATTTAAATGCAACTGTGACGTTGTTTATACAGGTGTATTTTGTGACACGTGTAAGTCAAATAACATTTTGATTAAAAGTTTTACTCTAATATTTTGGCTAATTGTACTTTGGCGTTCATATCCTTTACATCTTCCAGTGTAATCGTTGAGATCGGTTCCTATAGAGCTGTTAATCTTGCTGTAAGAGGGACAGCCCTTTTTAGCAATGCTCCCCTTCTAGCGGGAAATGTTTGGAATATTGTGTGTAAAAAGTCATGATCACTACATTCtaggaacaaaacaaaaaaaataaacaaaaaggaaaGTTCCTTATTTAAATCACATAAGCACcttgtttaaatcattttccTTTATTTCAAAGTAAGAAATCTCGCATAATTGAATAGATACAGAAAAATTGGACCACGAGGGGTAatatatttgtcaaaaactGAATTTCAAAGAGATTTGCTTTGTTTCTAGGTTACACACTAAGCCAGAATCCCCTCCGTGTTCGAAAGTTTGAAATGTTGAACAATTTGagcaaaaaaagataaaatgtgtTACAAAAGTAATGTTTGACGGACAAACGGACCAACAGAATGAACTACTCAGGACACTAAAAGAGCGTTGCCTTCTTAAAAAACCAATTCTTGCCTTATCATATTCACTATACATCAATTCTATTCCACAAACATTTATTGTATTTCTGTTTGTGTTTATTCGTTTTTTTACAGTAATAACGTGTTCCTCAAACCCTTGTGTCCAAGGAACTTGCACCGACACATCATCAGGATTTCATTGTGTATGTGGTACACTCTACACGGGAACCATATGTGATACATGTACGGATAATAATACTTCATAATCTATTACTTGATACGTTTTACTTACAATGTATATCTCCTTAAAATATAAGCATTTGATCGAGACATATTCAAAACACAAAACTTTATGTATAAATTAGGGAAAACATGTACTTCCAATCCATGCATTCATGGAACATGCAGTGATTCGACATCTGGCTTTAAATGCAAATGTGACGTCACTTATACCGGTACATTGTGTGATACAGGTAAGTTACGTTCAAAATGTTGAAATCAAACAGTTTGTTTATTCTAATTTTGCTTTATTTATTCGTTTAATCCTCA is part of the Magallana gigas chromosome 3, xbMagGiga1.1, whole genome shotgun sequence genome and harbors:
- the LOC105334797 gene encoding fibropellin-1 isoform X1, with protein sequence MNRVLSILLISITNCLLVTAEQCKLDGSDDCHIFTWRSWGSCNGVCGHQKQHRERVFCCDANLKPHNIDNCLKHCNLLSNFERFQNKTCRVCEHNGTLISVSSPCKCSLRYKGDCCQDEVKCSDNPCKHGTCSDHSSSFICSCDPGYKGIDCDTRKTCSEGITCQNGGTCQDGPNGFQCHCSNKFSGEFCEKAITCSDSPCQNGGSCTNTGNPFQCKCPPTHTGNLCEKVIKCVDTPCVHGTCQDTSTGFNCNCDPKFSGFTCATPIKCTSNPCIHGTCSDTPLGYNCHCEEKYTGTKCDSPIPCSSQPCLHGTCTDTPSGFSCACNVKHTGAKCDQLVMCTSSPCVHGACSDTPSGFQCLCDIRYTGIKCDKIIKCVNSPCVHGSCQDTITGFTCNCDPKFSGVTCNTPVKCTANPCIHGTCSDTSSGYSCHCEEKYTGSKCDSLILCSSNPCLHGTCTDTASGFSCSCDERHTGAKCDQLVKCHSNPCVHGTCTDTATGFQCSCDTLYTGRKCDKSKTCSSNPCIHGTCTDTASGFKCNCDVVYTGVFCDTLITCSSNPCVQGTCTDTSSGFHCVCGTLYTGTICDTWKTCTSNPCIHGTCSDSTSGFKCKCDVTYTGTLCDTVITCASTPCQHGSCTDSPTGFVCTCDSSHTGIRCDTALAVDESQELLLPTWFPYLEYALLSLASLTGVMAMGCICMKCCRAFGIIRDDDDDDDEDRDENDFRRYKRDSIYPLDTPKPPSNKKRNGLDF
- the LOC105334797 gene encoding fibropellin-1 isoform X4 → MGNGVGSIYAFSIFFAVLIGIELANGAGSCSHALGYCKFFSWEQWSSWTRTGYPNSQIRIRFFCCPPQVTRVNSLNCITNCSITTPWKETRPCPHCAKDEVKCSDNPCKHGTCSDHSSSFICSCDPGYKGIDCDTRKTCSEGITCQNGGTCQDGPNGFQCHCSNKFSGEFCEKAITCSDSPCQNGGSCTNTGNPFQCKCPPTHTGNLCEKVIKCVDTPCVHGTCQDTSTGFNCNCDPKFSGFTCATPIKCTSNPCIHGTCSDTPLGYNCHCEEKYTGTKCDSPIPCSSQPCLHGTCTDTPSGFSCACNVKHTGAKCDQLVMCTSSPCVHGACSDTPSGFQCLCDIRYTGIKCDKIIKCVNSPCVHGSCQDTITGFTCNCDPKFSGVTCNTPVKCTANPCIHGTCSDTSSGYSCHCEEKYTGSKCDSLILCSSNPCLHGTCTDTASGFSCSCDERHTGAKCDQLVKCHSNPCVHGTCTDTATGFQCSCDTLYTGRKCDKSKTCSSNPCIHGTCTDTASGFKCNCDVVYTGVFCDTLITCSSNPCVQGTCTDTSSGFHCVCGTLYTGTICDTWKTCTSNPCIHGTCSDSTSGFKCKCDVTYTGTLCDTVITCASTPCQHGSCTDSPTGFVCTCDSSHTGIRCDTALAVDESQELLLPTWFPYLEYALLSLASLTGVMAMGCICMKCCRAFGIIRDDDDDDDEDRDENDFRRYKRDSIYPLDTPKPPSNKKRNGLDF